A stretch of bacterium DNA encodes these proteins:
- the ftsY gene encoding signal recognition particle-docking protein FtsY: MGLFDRLKKAFQKTREALGEKISAVFSAGRKLDAELLAELEDVLLASDVGVDTTDQLLAELREAASADGGKTPPESLLRQAIADVLRRAEGIAPVLHDPHVVMVVGVNGTGKTTTVGKLAQVYKQDGKSVVVAAADTFRAAAIEQMRIWAERSGVQIIAGSPGGDSAAVAFDALDAVVSRKSDVLLIDTAGRLHTKANLMKELEKVSRVLKRKIESAPHEVLLVLDATTGQNGVNQAIEFTKAAPVTGLVLTKIDGTAKGGVILAIAKQLGIPIRYVGFGEGIEDLAPFDADKFAESLLGDVRTSPVEES; the protein is encoded by the coding sequence ATGGGACTATTTGACCGCCTCAAGAAAGCGTTTCAGAAAACCCGCGAAGCCCTGGGGGAGAAGATCTCGGCCGTGTTTTCCGCGGGCCGCAAGCTCGACGCGGAACTGCTGGCCGAGCTGGAAGACGTTCTGCTCGCTTCCGACGTGGGCGTGGACACGACCGATCAGTTGCTCGCGGAACTACGGGAAGCGGCGAGCGCGGATGGCGGAAAGACCCCGCCCGAATCGTTACTTCGGCAAGCCATCGCGGACGTGCTCCGTCGGGCCGAGGGAATCGCGCCCGTCCTGCATGATCCTCACGTCGTGATGGTCGTGGGCGTCAACGGCACCGGCAAAACCACCACCGTCGGCAAACTCGCGCAGGTTTACAAACAAGACGGCAAGTCGGTGGTCGTGGCGGCGGCCGACACCTTCCGCGCCGCGGCAATTGAGCAAATGCGGATCTGGGCCGAGCGCTCGGGAGTGCAAATCATCGCCGGTTCGCCGGGCGGTGACTCGGCGGCGGTGGCGTTCGACGCGCTGGATGCCGTGGTGAGCCGGAAATCAGACGTGCTGCTCATTGATACGGCCGGCCGACTGCACACCAAAGCCAACCTGATGAAGGAGCTCGAAAAAGTCTCGCGCGTTCTGAAACGAAAGATCGAGTCCGCGCCCCACGAAGTGCTGTTGGTGCTTGATGCCACCACCGGACAGAACGGTGTGAATCAGGCGATCGAGTTCACCAAGGCCGCTCCCGTTACCGGACTCGTGCTGACCAAGATTGACGGAACCGCCAAGGGCGGCGTGATTCTCGCCATTGCCAAACAGCTCGGAATTCCCATTCGCTACGTCGGATTCGGCGAAGGAATCGAGGATTTGGCCCCCTTTGACGCTGACAAGTTCGCCGAGAGTCTGCTCGGCGACGTTCGCACGTCACCCGTAGAGGAGTCGTAG
- the ribH gene encoding 6,7-dimethyl-8-ribityllumazine synthase, whose translation MPRHIHVSPDASDLRFVVLCARFNEEVTRALLDGALSALRDHHAPDESIEVAWVPGSFELPLAAKVAAKRQDVSAVICLGAVIRGQTPHFDFVSYAASTGIVQAGLECGKPITFGVLTTDTPEQAFERAGGKLGNKGADAALAAIEMACLVLRLGENASSL comes from the coding sequence ATGCCCCGTCACATTCACGTCTCGCCCGACGCCTCTGACCTGCGGTTCGTTGTTCTCTGTGCGCGTTTCAATGAAGAGGTCACTCGCGCGCTGCTGGACGGTGCGCTGAGTGCGTTGCGCGATCATCACGCCCCGGATGAGTCCATCGAAGTGGCTTGGGTTCCCGGATCGTTCGAGTTGCCGCTCGCGGCCAAAGTCGCCGCCAAGCGCCAAGACGTCTCCGCCGTGATTTGTCTGGGAGCGGTCATTCGCGGCCAGACTCCCCATTTTGACTTCGTCAGCTATGCGGCGTCCACCGGAATTGTGCAGGCCGGTTTGGAGTGCGGCAAACCCATTACGTTCGGCGTGCTGACCACCGATACGCCCGAACAGGCGTTCGAGCGAGCCGGCGGCAAGCTCGGCAATAAGGGCGCGGACGCCGCCCTGGCGGCGATTGAAATGGCTTGTCTGGTCTTGCGTCTGGGAGAGAATGCATCGTCCTTGTGA